The Solibacillus sp. FSL W7-1436 genome window below encodes:
- the rplM gene encoding 50S ribosomal protein L13, translating into MRTTFMAKGQEVERKWLVVDAEGQTLGRLASEVASILRGKHKPTFTPNVDTGDHVIIINADKIELTGNKLQKKIYYRHTQFSGGLKQRTAGEMKEKYPTQMLELAIKGMLPKNSLGRQMFSKLNVYTGSEHPHAAQKPEAYELRG; encoded by the coding sequence ATGCGCACAACTTTCATGGCTAAAGGTCAAGAAGTAGAACGTAAATGGTTAGTAGTTGACGCAGAAGGCCAAACATTAGGTCGTTTAGCTTCTGAAGTAGCTTCTATCTTACGTGGTAAACATAAACCAACTTTCACACCAAACGTTGATACAGGAGATCATGTGATCATCATCAACGCTGATAAAATTGAGTTAACAGGTAACAAATTACAAAAGAAAATTTACTACCGTCACACTCAATTCTCTGGTGGTTTAAAACAACGTACAGCTGGAGAAATGAAAGAAAAATACCCAACTCAAATGCTTGAGTTAGCAATTAAAGGTATGCTTCCAAAGAACTCTTTAGGTCGTCAAATGTTCTCTAAATTGAACGTTTACACTGGTTCTGAGCATCCACATGCTGCACAAAAACCAGAAGCTTACGAGTTACGTGGTTAA
- a CDS encoding 2-keto-3-deoxygluconate kinase, whose amino-acid sequence MYTLVYNSIQKEWVKNLKSEGRARHRGEGEHSNRRSKGAQTFRRGRALEFYRQLEMKRSTLKQQLESAELQSIHPVIAGELKATEAIINDFVGLFQLNELLEETQATEEE is encoded by the coding sequence TTGTATACATTAGTATACAATAGTATTCAAAAAGAGTGGGTGAAAAATTTGAAATCAGAAGGTAGAGCGAGACATCGAGGAGAAGGAGAACATAGTAATCGCCGTTCAAAGGGTGCCCAAACATTCCGTCGCGGGCGTGCACTGGAGTTTTACCGCCAACTCGAAATGAAACGGTCAACATTGAAACAACAGCTGGAGTCTGCGGAGTTGCAATCGATTCACCCTGTCATTGCCGGAGAACTGAAAGCAACCGAAGCGATTATAAATGATTTTGTAGGCTTGTTTCAGTTGAATGAATTGTTGGAAGAAACACAGGCAACAGAAGAGGAATAA
- a CDS encoding ABC transporter ATP-binding protein, producing MRHPGGRFTGPVVKPKNQKETLLRIWSYLRIQKVELISVVIFVIISTLLSLVGPFLIGKTIDDYIVKLDVPGAIRMALILAGVYTASSLLTWLQTFVMIRVSQKTIRRLRQQLFEQYQSLPLAFYDKRQQGDLMSRMTNDIENLNAALSQSVIQIVSSFLTIIGTAFALFYLDWRLALVTLIIIPLIVYATKQIIKRSSVNYKARQRDLGNLNGYIEETISNSDIITLFGQEKSTLAEFKEANERLRGSAMRADIISGFMGPINNFMNNLGLSLVIGAGAIMAVTSGLTIGVIASFVTYTRQFFRPINQLSNLLNTFQSAIAGSERVFEVLDEAKEVADIENAKVKEQFSGDVQFENVQFAYETGKTVLHGIDFEAKAGETIAIVGPTGSGKTTIIQLLTRFYDATGGRILLDGEPIEHYKMTNVRDHVGVVLQDTYLFSGTVRENIRFGKLHATDDEVEQAAKIAYAHNFIKYLPEQYETVLTSGGLNLSQGQRQLIAIARAILEDPDILILDEATSSVDTMTEVHIQKGLNNLMEGRTSFVIAHRLKTIENADQIIVIKDGRILEQGNHDSLMNQQGFYATLQRQLLSQ from the coding sequence ATGAGGCATCCAGGCGGGCGCTTTACAGGTCCGGTTGTGAAGCCGAAAAATCAAAAAGAAACACTGCTCCGTATTTGGAGCTATTTACGCATACAGAAGGTAGAACTGATCAGTGTTGTCATTTTCGTTATTATCAGTACTTTGTTAAGCTTAGTCGGCCCATTTCTGATCGGGAAAACAATCGATGATTATATTGTGAAGCTCGATGTTCCGGGAGCGATTCGGATGGCCCTTATTTTAGCCGGTGTCTATACCGCCTCATCGTTACTTACTTGGCTTCAAACATTCGTCATGATTCGGGTTTCACAGAAGACGATTCGCCGGTTGCGACAACAGCTGTTTGAGCAGTACCAGTCATTGCCCCTCGCCTTTTACGATAAAAGACAGCAGGGCGATTTAATGAGCCGGATGACAAATGATATTGAAAATTTAAATGCGGCATTGTCACAAAGTGTCATTCAAATTGTTTCGAGTTTTTTAACGATTATCGGAACGGCCTTTGCCCTCTTCTATTTGGATTGGCGATTAGCGCTAGTAACGCTCATCATTATCCCGCTCATCGTTTATGCGACAAAACAGATCATTAAACGAAGCAGTGTGAACTACAAGGCACGTCAACGGGATTTAGGCAATTTAAATGGTTATATTGAAGAAACCATTTCGAACTCGGATATTATTACGCTTTTCGGTCAGGAAAAATCAACGCTTGCGGAGTTTAAAGAAGCCAATGAGCGATTGCGCGGGTCAGCAATGCGTGCCGATATTATTTCCGGCTTCATGGGCCCAATCAATAACTTTATGAACAACCTAGGATTAAGTCTTGTAATAGGTGCCGGTGCAATCATGGCTGTAACAAGCGGACTAACAATCGGTGTAATCGCATCATTTGTTACGTATACCCGCCAGTTTTTCCGCCCGATCAATCAGCTTTCGAACTTGCTCAATACGTTCCAATCTGCCATTGCGGGTTCCGAACGTGTTTTTGAAGTGCTGGATGAAGCAAAAGAAGTAGCAGATATCGAAAATGCAAAAGTGAAAGAACAGTTTAGTGGAGATGTTCAGTTCGAAAATGTCCAGTTTGCCTATGAAACGGGCAAAACCGTGCTGCATGGAATTGATTTTGAAGCAAAAGCAGGAGAGACAATTGCCATCGTTGGTCCGACAGGTTCAGGGAAGACAACAATCATACAGCTGCTAACCCGATTTTATGATGCGACAGGTGGCCGGATCTTATTGGACGGCGAACCAATTGAACATTACAAGATGACGAATGTGCGTGATCATGTTGGAGTCGTGCTTCAGGATACGTATTTGTTTTCGGGGACAGTACGTGAGAATATTCGGTTCGGTAAGCTTCATGCAACGGATGATGAAGTTGAACAAGCGGCAAAAATTGCGTATGCACATAATTTTATAAAGTATTTGCCTGAACAGTACGAAACTGTGCTGACAAGCGGGGGCTTAAATTTAAGTCAGGGGCAGCGTCAGCTTATAGCGATTGCCCGTGCTATTCTAGAAGATCCCGACATCTTAATTTTAGATGAAGCAACTTCAAGTGTTGATACGATGACAGAAGTGCATATTCAAAAAGGTTTAAACAATTTGATGGAAGGGCGTACGAGCTTTGTCATTGCACACCGTCTTAAAACGATTGAAAATGCAGACCAGATTATTGTTATTAAAGATGGCCGGATTTTAGAACAAGGAAATCATGATTCTTTAATGAATCAACAAGGTTTTTATGCAACATTACAGCGTCAGCTTTTGTCGCAATGA
- the rpsI gene encoding 30S ribosomal protein S9 yields the protein MAQVQYIGTGRRKSSTARVRLVPGEGKVVINNRDVSDYLPYETLHLIINQPLVATETKGSYDVHVNVNGGGFTGQAGAIRHGIARALLQVDPDFRPALKSAGLLTRDSRMKERKKPGLRGARRAPQFSKR from the coding sequence TTGGCACAAGTACAATACATCGGCACAGGTCGCCGTAAAAGCTCAACTGCTCGCGTACGTTTAGTACCAGGCGAAGGTAAAGTAGTAATCAACAACCGTGATGTTTCAGATTACCTACCATACGAAACTTTACACTTAATTATCAACCAACCATTAGTAGCTACAGAAACTAAAGGTTCATATGACGTTCACGTTAACGTAAACGGTGGTGGATTCACAGGTCAAGCTGGGGCAATCCGTCACGGTATCGCACGTGCATTATTACAAGTTGATCCAGACTTCCGCCCAGCTTTAAAATCAGCGGGTCTATTAACTCGTGATTCACGTATGAAAGAACGTAAAAAACCAGGTCTACGCGGCGCTCGTCGTGCACCTCAGTTCTCAAAACGTTAA
- the truA gene encoding tRNA pseudouridine(38-40) synthase TruA: MVRLKATISYDGTGFAGYQVQPGERTVQLEIEKVLTVMQKGSQVKITASGRTDARVHATGQVIHFDTALAIPPEKFQKALNVQLPRDIRVLHMEQVREDFHARYDVSGKRYRYIWDCGAVQSPFRRHYTVETGGVKPNVEAMREAAQAIVGTHDFSCFCAANTSVVDKVRTVDALELVWHGDELHMTISGNGFLYNMVRIIAGTLWEVGIGRREATSLEKTIASMDRAQAGKTAPAHGLYLEQVFYQD; this comes from the coding sequence ATGGTGAGATTAAAAGCGACTATTAGCTATGACGGTACCGGTTTTGCAGGCTATCAGGTGCAGCCTGGTGAGCGTACAGTTCAGCTTGAAATCGAAAAAGTATTAACAGTAATGCAAAAAGGGTCACAGGTAAAAATTACAGCAAGCGGCCGTACAGATGCACGTGTCCATGCAACAGGCCAGGTTATACATTTTGATACCGCTCTTGCGATTCCGCCTGAAAAATTTCAAAAAGCATTAAATGTCCAATTGCCGCGTGATATTCGTGTACTTCATATGGAGCAAGTAAGGGAAGACTTTCATGCACGCTATGATGTATCGGGTAAGCGTTACCGGTATATTTGGGACTGCGGTGCTGTTCAAAGCCCGTTTAGAAGGCATTATACAGTCGAGACAGGCGGAGTGAAGCCGAATGTAGAGGCAATGCGTGAAGCAGCACAAGCAATTGTCGGAACACATGATTTCAGCTGTTTCTGTGCGGCAAATACGAGTGTTGTCGATAAAGTGCGTACGGTGGATGCGCTGGAGCTTGTCTGGCATGGGGATGAGCTGCATATGACAATCAGCGGCAATGGATTTTTATATAATATGGTGCGGATCATTGCAGGGACATTGTGGGAAGTTGGCATCGGTCGAAGAGAAGCAACGTCACTGGAAAAGACGATTGCTTCGATGGACCGTGCACAAGCAGGTAAAACAGCACCGGCACATGGTCTATATTTGGAACAAGTTTTTTATCAAGATTGA
- a CDS encoding energy-coupling factor transporter transmembrane component T family protein has translation MMEKMIFGRYIPGNSFVHRLDPRSKLLFVFAFIIVVFFANNVVTYALLLAFTLLVILLSRIRLYFLINGLKPVIFLMLFTLLLHLFMTREGPVLVDLGFMKIYEEGLRQGMFISMRFLMLVFMTSILTLTTSPISITDGLEVLLNPFKKVKLPVHELALMMSISLRFIPTLMDETDKIMKAQMARGSDLSAGPIKDRLKAVVPLLVPLFVSAFKRAEDLATAMEVRGYRGGEGRTKYRQLNWMGRDTAILVVLVLLGVLLWMLRS, from the coding sequence ATGATGGAAAAAATGATTTTTGGGCGCTATATACCAGGCAATTCATTTGTGCATAGGCTTGATCCGCGTTCTAAGCTGCTCTTTGTTTTTGCATTTATTATCGTAGTCTTTTTTGCCAACAATGTTGTGACCTATGCGCTGCTTTTGGCGTTTACATTGCTCGTTATTCTACTATCTAGAATCCGCCTTTATTTTTTAATCAACGGCTTGAAACCCGTCATATTTTTAATGCTCTTTACTTTGCTTTTGCATTTGTTTATGACGAGGGAAGGACCTGTACTAGTTGATCTCGGCTTTATGAAAATATACGAAGAAGGTTTACGACAAGGGATGTTCATATCCATGCGCTTTTTAATGCTTGTATTTATGACATCAATTTTAACGTTGACTACTTCTCCTATTTCAATTACGGACGGTCTGGAAGTACTGCTCAATCCATTTAAAAAGGTAAAGCTGCCTGTTCATGAGCTTGCCTTAATGATGTCGATTTCTTTACGTTTCATTCCAACATTAATGGATGAGACGGATAAAATTATGAAAGCGCAGATGGCCCGTGGTTCGGATTTAAGCGCAGGACCGATTAAAGATCGTCTTAAGGCAGTTGTGCCGTTGTTAGTACCGCTCTTTGTCAGTGCATTTAAACGTGCAGAAGATTTAGCGACTGCGATGGAAGTGCGAGGCTACCGCGGGGGAGAAGGGCGTACGAAATACCGTCAGTTAAATTGGATGGGAAGAGATACAGCTATTTTAGTTGTACTTGTATTATTGGGCGTCCTGTTATGGATGCTGCGCAGTTAG
- a CDS encoding N-acetylmuramoyl-L-alanine amidase — MRRWLALIFVILCSMLVVVYETNASDRRFFLPEPLGGVKIVLDAGHGGVDGGASNGEVIEKDVTLAITKKVSRQLTRLGAEVVLTRSTDGDVLSEHAPSETFPTLRERKKQDIFLRETLVESHEPDLFITIHANAIPNSKWRGAQVFYHQTGHEKSAALAQAIQQSIRETMENTEREALAIKNVYLLKKIEKPAVLVETGFLSNEEERDLLANDSYQEKMAFAIARGIENYIHVKYE, encoded by the coding sequence TTGAGACGTTGGCTTGCACTCATATTCGTAATTTTGTGTTCGATGCTTGTCGTTGTATATGAAACGAATGCATCCGACCGGCGATTTTTTTTACCCGAGCCATTAGGTGGGGTAAAAATTGTATTAGATGCTGGTCATGGAGGGGTTGATGGTGGTGCTTCAAATGGAGAGGTAATCGAAAAAGATGTGACACTGGCAATTACAAAAAAAGTATCTCGCCAATTGACACGTTTAGGAGCAGAAGTAGTATTAACGCGTTCAACAGATGGGGATGTATTAAGTGAACATGCACCAAGTGAGACATTTCCGACACTTCGTGAGCGTAAAAAACAGGACATTTTTTTACGTGAAACGTTAGTAGAATCACATGAACCGGATCTATTTATTACGATTCATGCAAATGCAATCCCAAATAGCAAGTGGAGAGGTGCGCAAGTGTTTTACCATCAGACTGGACATGAGAAAAGTGCGGCACTCGCACAGGCAATTCAGCAGTCAATTCGAGAGACGATGGAAAATACGGAACGCGAAGCATTGGCGATTAAAAATGTTTATTTATTAAAGAAAATTGAAAAGCCGGCTGTATTAGTAGAAACAGGCTTTTTAAGCAATGAGGAAGAGCGTGATTTACTGGCAAATGACAGCTATCAGGAAAAAATGGCATTTGCGATTGCGCGGGGCATTGAAAATTATATTCACGTAAAATACGAGTAG
- a CDS encoding C45 family peptidase yields the protein MKNVMSDIIQFRGSHYEFGIYQGELLKNSPLLSNREELYKQLDHRFSIDKTYVKQLLARFGPGIEEEIEGLAYTLGYKEEQALLHYGGYYAAHKKSGCSITTSPSYMIRNYDNDPKSYDGRFVLYDPTDGGYATLGPSMQITGRMDGMNEKGLVVGYNFVNTKNRADGFVCSMIGRLLLERCATVEEGILLLKDIPHKHSFNYVLLDAKQTMVAVEASPRNVAVRDAIACTNHFKVLTEENRYRTEDSLAREHIISNAQANPLSFEKAFTLLNGIENGVFATKYGAWDGTLHTVGYLPAEGKCIFALGGDALPVVIDFKSWLNGTHLPLSKIKGKLHATNGFANE from the coding sequence ATGAAAAACGTGATGAGCGATATTATACAATTTAGAGGATCCCATTATGAGTTTGGTATATATCAGGGAGAGCTTTTAAAAAATTCTCCGCTTCTTTCCAATAGAGAAGAACTATATAAACAATTGGATCATAGATTTTCTATAGATAAAACATATGTTAAACAACTTTTAGCCCGTTTCGGCCCGGGGATTGAAGAGGAAATCGAAGGTCTCGCCTATACACTTGGTTATAAGGAAGAACAGGCTTTACTTCATTATGGCGGATACTATGCCGCACACAAAAAAAGCGGCTGCTCTATTACGACAAGCCCTTCTTATATGATCCGTAACTATGACAATGACCCTAAAAGCTATGATGGGCGTTTTGTGTTATATGATCCAACAGACGGTGGCTACGCAACACTGGGGCCCTCCATGCAAATTACAGGGCGGATGGATGGAATGAATGAAAAAGGACTTGTCGTCGGTTATAACTTTGTCAATACGAAAAACAGGGCGGATGGTTTTGTATGCAGTATGATTGGGCGTCTGTTACTGGAGCGTTGTGCAACTGTTGAAGAGGGGATTTTATTGTTAAAAGATATTCCCCATAAGCATTCATTTAATTATGTATTACTGGATGCCAAGCAAACAATGGTGGCAGTAGAAGCATCTCCGCGCAATGTAGCTGTACGGGACGCAATAGCCTGCACGAATCACTTTAAAGTCCTGACAGAAGAAAACCGTTATCGAACGGAAGATTCCTTGGCGCGGGAACATATTATTTCAAATGCCCAGGCAAATCCACTTAGTTTTGAAAAAGCATTTACATTATTGAATGGTATCGAAAATGGAGTCTTTGCGACAAAATACGGGGCATGGGATGGTACACTCCATACCGTCGGCTATTTACCGGCAGAAGGGAAATGCATTTTTGCTTTAGGCGGGGATGCGTTACCTGTTGTGATTGATTTTAAATCTTGGCTAAACGGTACTCATCTGCCTCTCTCAAAAATCAAAGGAAAACTTCATGCGACGAACGGCTTTGCAAATGAATAA
- a CDS encoding KinB-signaling pathway activation protein, with product MTIRNWVKFAFWALVIGGLVNAVASLIIRWDFYQPYLANGEITEFLAAVVWNIVLGMTMSVMAQAGFFAYLTLHQVGVNIFRSLTLWNWIQVLLIIIVLIDIIVFRFAPGANAAGDWIFYGFLLAVLIVAAIWTAIKKIKMTQKPHVLISTLFFMIVITSLEWIIALMGRQDNIDVYVALLLFPLVAVNAYQILMLPKYNAQSEEDRKRLEERRKARKETAKTAKA from the coding sequence GTGACGATACGGAACTGGGTAAAGTTTGCTTTTTGGGCATTAGTAATCGGTGGTTTAGTTAATGCAGTTGCCTCGTTAATTATTCGTTGGGACTTTTACCAGCCATACTTAGCGAACGGAGAAATCACGGAATTTCTTGCTGCAGTAGTTTGGAATATCGTATTAGGGATGACGATGAGTGTAATGGCACAAGCAGGATTTTTCGCTTATTTGACATTACATCAAGTCGGGGTCAATATATTTAGATCGTTAACACTTTGGAATTGGATTCAAGTCTTATTAATAATTATCGTCTTGATCGATATTATTGTTTTCCGTTTCGCACCAGGAGCAAATGCAGCGGGAGACTGGATCTTTTATGGTTTCTTACTTGCAGTGCTGATAGTTGCGGCGATATGGACAGCAATTAAAAAAATCAAAATGACTCAAAAGCCGCATGTGCTGATTTCAACATTGTTTTTCATGATTGTTATTACATCTTTGGAATGGATCATTGCTTTAATGGGAAGACAAGATAATATTGATGTATATGTCGCACTATTATTATTCCCATTAGTAGCCGTTAATGCATACCAAATTTTAATGCTGCCAAAATACAATGCACAATCAGAAGAAGATCGAAAACGGTTGGAAGAGCGCCGTAAAGCAAGAAAAGAAACAGCCAAAACTGCAAAAGCGTAA
- a CDS encoding ABC transporter ATP-binding protein — protein sequence MQAVWKLSKYIKPYILFAIIAPVMMVIEVSMDLLQPTILQHIIDDGIAQNDTSYIVKMFGLMIATSLIGLIGGVGCSIYASRTAVNFSTDLRHDLYETITYFSNSSKDKFTLGKLVTNLTSDMEMLQRALTMLLKIFVRGPMMFVGAIVIVFITARELFPILLIVVPILAFCMYYFTALSGKLFHKVQKVVDVVNTKVQENLAGIRVIKAYNRKNHQIEQFTGVNTQLMKRSMEADQIIGVLAPFTMFVVNLGIVAALWMGAIKVDNNTLQVGVILAFINYLMMVMQGLMSSSMVLVQLARAIPSAGRIVEVLEEKTDLTNPSKPEAKVIQGNMSFENVSFSYLKETEPVLKNISFHVNAGETVGIIGMTGSGKSTLVKMIPRLFDPDSGVVKIDGLPIGNYSLEHLRQSIGFAPQKATLFSKTIADNLRYGKSDATAEEILQALQSANAKEFVDKLDAGAEHLLTQGATNLSGGQKQRLAMARSFIRKPSILILDDVTSAVDSISEKTIQRAIEEQFNVVTKVIVSSKISSIRHADQILVMDDGKIAAMGTHEQLLRESPLYQEMAKTQAEKGVTLSE from the coding sequence ATGCAGGCAGTATGGAAACTCTCAAAATACATTAAGCCGTACATATTATTTGCAATCATCGCACCCGTAATGATGGTTATTGAGGTAAGCATGGATTTACTGCAGCCTACAATATTACAGCATATTATCGATGATGGGATTGCTCAAAATGATACGTCATATATCGTGAAAATGTTTGGCTTAATGATAGCGACATCCTTGATCGGCTTAATCGGCGGGGTAGGGTGTTCGATTTACGCATCGCGGACGGCCGTTAACTTTTCAACCGATCTACGTCATGATTTATATGAAACGATTACGTATTTTTCAAACAGCAGTAAAGATAAATTTACGCTCGGAAAGCTTGTTACGAATTTAACAAGTGATATGGAAATGCTTCAGCGTGCACTGACGATGCTATTAAAAATATTTGTCCGCGGGCCGATGATGTTTGTCGGGGCCATTGTCATTGTCTTTATTACAGCACGCGAGTTATTTCCGATTTTGTTAATTGTTGTGCCGATATTGGCATTTTGCATGTACTATTTTACGGCACTGTCAGGAAAGCTTTTTCATAAGGTGCAAAAGGTTGTCGATGTTGTCAATACGAAAGTCCAGGAAAACTTGGCAGGTATTCGGGTCATCAAGGCATACAACCGGAAAAATCATCAAATTGAGCAGTTTACCGGTGTGAACACACAGCTGATGAAGCGCAGTATGGAAGCCGATCAAATTATAGGTGTACTTGCACCATTTACGATGTTTGTCGTGAACTTAGGAATTGTAGCAGCACTTTGGATGGGTGCGATCAAAGTAGATAACAATACGTTGCAAGTGGGGGTTATTCTTGCCTTTATCAATTATTTAATGATGGTCATGCAAGGGCTGATGAGTTCTTCAATGGTACTTGTACAGCTGGCACGTGCGATACCAAGCGCGGGGCGAATTGTAGAAGTGCTGGAGGAGAAAACAGACTTAACGAACCCTTCGAAACCAGAGGCGAAAGTAATTCAAGGAAATATGAGTTTTGAAAATGTAAGCTTTTCTTATTTAAAAGAAACAGAACCGGTATTGAAAAATATTAGCTTCCACGTGAATGCAGGAGAAACGGTCGGCATTATCGGTATGACAGGTAGCGGGAAGTCGACATTAGTTAAAATGATTCCGCGCCTGTTTGACCCTGACAGTGGTGTCGTAAAAATTGACGGGTTACCGATCGGGAACTATTCATTGGAACATTTACGCCAGTCGATCGGTTTTGCGCCGCAAAAAGCGACATTGTTTTCAAAAACGATTGCCGACAACTTACGCTACGGCAAATCCGATGCAACAGCAGAGGAAATTTTGCAGGCATTGCAATCAGCAAACGCGAAGGAGTTTGTCGATAAGCTGGATGCAGGGGCAGAACATTTGCTCACACAAGGGGCGACAAACTTGTCAGGTGGGCAAAAGCAGCGGTTGGCAATGGCGAGGTCCTTTATCCGGAAACCGAGTATTTTAATTTTGGATGATGTGACGAGTGCGGTTGACAGTATCTCTGAAAAAACGATTCAACGGGCGATTGAGGAGCAGTTTAATGTAGTCACAAAAGTGATTGTCTCGTCTAAAATCTCTTCCATTCGTCATGCCGACCAGATACTCGTAATGGATGACGGGAAAATCGCCGCTATGGGGACACATGAGCAATTATTGCGTGAAAGCCCATTGTATCAGGAGATGGCCAAAACACAGGCAGAAAAAGGGGTGACCTTAAGTGAATAA
- a CDS encoding P-loop NTPase gives MLNEEQVRELLGALQDPFLHKSLAETKGVTNVSIKAEKAHVSVRIAIAKTNTPEQMTLQMKVVEVLKENGAASVGIRFEELPAEVLQSFRGQATESEAQDILSPLSSVQFISIASGKGGVGKSTVSVNMAVALARLGKKVGLIDADIYGFSVPDMMGVTEMPVVKDDRIYPVERLGVKVISMGFFVENNAPIVWRGPMLGKVLDQFFRDVEWGDLDYLLLDLPPGTGDVALDIHQMLPSSKEIVVTTPHPTAAFVAARAGAMALQTNHEILGVIENMAWYESKTGEREFVFGQGGGPKLADELRTKLLGQIPLGQPDWTEEDFAPSVYAESHPTGKIYLQIAEEIISELIKK, from the coding sequence ATGTTAAATGAGGAACAAGTCCGAGAACTATTAGGAGCACTACAAGATCCGTTTTTACATAAATCACTAGCAGAAACAAAAGGTGTAACAAACGTTTCGATTAAAGCAGAAAAAGCGCATGTTAGTGTTCGTATTGCAATCGCAAAAACTAATACGCCTGAACAAATGACACTGCAAATGAAAGTTGTTGAAGTGTTAAAAGAAAATGGCGCAGCTTCCGTTGGGATTCGTTTTGAAGAGTTACCTGCAGAAGTACTGCAATCATTCCGTGGACAAGCGACGGAATCAGAAGCACAAGATATTTTATCACCTTTATCAAGCGTACAATTTATTTCGATTGCATCAGGTAAAGGCGGAGTTGGGAAATCTACGGTATCTGTAAATATGGCGGTAGCATTAGCACGCCTAGGTAAAAAAGTCGGATTAATCGATGCTGATATTTATGGTTTCTCTGTACCGGACATGATGGGTGTTACAGAAATGCCGGTCGTAAAAGATGACCGTATTTACCCGGTGGAACGTCTTGGTGTAAAAGTTATTTCTATGGGATTCTTTGTTGAAAACAACGCACCAATCGTTTGGCGCGGACCGATGCTTGGGAAAGTATTGGACCAGTTCTTCCGTGATGTAGAGTGGGGCGATTTAGACTACTTACTATTGGATTTACCACCAGGAACAGGAGACGTGGCTCTGGACATTCACCAAATGCTGCCGTCTTCTAAAGAGATTGTTGTAACAACACCTCACCCGACAGCTGCTTTCGTAGCAGCCCGTGCAGGTGCAATGGCATTACAAACAAATCATGAAATCCTTGGTGTTATTGAAAATATGGCTTGGTATGAAAGCAAAACAGGGGAAAGAGAATTTGTATTTGGACAAGGTGGCGGTCCTAAGCTGGCTGATGAACTGCGCACAAAGTTACTTGGTCAAATTCCGTTAGGACAACCAGATTGGACAGAGGAAGACTTTGCTCCATCTGTTTATGCAGAAAGTCATCCAACAGGTAAGATCTATTTACAAATCGCTGAAGAAATTATTTCAGAGTTAATTAAAAAATAA
- the gerD gene encoding spore germination lipoprotein GerD, translated as MKRLIILAFSLILLAGCSDAKSTTMSYDEVKKIMVDAIQTEDGKKAIRQMFEDKNFRELLILNTEEVKKATEETMLSKEAMDFWIKTFEDPKFKETFAKSMQDQQEDLMKNLLNDASYQEALTSFFGQPDMQKQLESIMKGAVMRKELEKIVMETIENPLMQTKWQELIKKSGEASSEKESESGSESGSGSEKESGGGKESGGGS; from the coding sequence GTGAAACGATTAATCATACTAGCCTTTTCCCTCATTCTCCTTGCCGGTTGTAGTGATGCCAAATCGACGACAATGTCTTATGATGAAGTGAAGAAAATTATGGTCGATGCCATTCAAACAGAGGACGGGAAAAAAGCAATTCGCCAAATGTTTGAAGACAAGAATTTCCGGGAGTTGCTTATTTTAAATACAGAAGAAGTAAAAAAAGCGACCGAGGAGACAATGTTATCAAAAGAGGCAATGGATTTTTGGATTAAAACATTCGAAGACCCGAAATTCAAAGAAACATTCGCCAAAAGTATGCAGGATCAACAGGAAGATTTAATGAAAAACTTACTGAATGACGCCAGCTATCAAGAAGCTTTGACGTCTTTTTTCGGCCAGCCGGATATGCAAAAACAGCTTGAAAGCATAATGAAAGGTGCCGTCATGCGAAAAGAGCTGGAGAAAATCGTAATGGAAACAATCGAAAATCCGCTTATGCAGACAAAATGGCAGGAGCTCATTAAGAAAAGCGGTGAAGCTTCATCCGAAAAGGAATCGGAATCAGGTTCTGAATCCGGATCCGGTTCGGAGAAGGAAAGCGGCGGCGGTAAGGAAAGTGGTGGAGGGTCATAA